A segment of the Paracoccus suum genome:
CCCCGCGCGAGATCAGCAGTTGCTTTCCCACCAGCACGATCTCGATCAGCTTGGTCGGATCGCTGTCGAGGTCGACCAGGTTGCCAGCCTCCTTGGCCGCGGCTGTACCCGAGTTCATGGCAACGCCCACATCGGCCTGCGCCAGCGCCGGGGCGTCGTTCGAGCCGTCGCCGCACATGGCGACCAGCGCGCCCCGCGCCTGCTCGGACCGGATCAGCTCCAGCTTGCCCTCGGGGGTTGCCTCGGCAAGGAAATCGTCGACGCCTGCTTCGGCCGCGATGGCGGCGGCGGTCAGGGGGTTGTCGCCGGTAATCATGACCGTGCGGATACCCATGGCACGCAACTCGGCGAAACGCTCGCGAATGCCGGGTTTCACGACGTCCTTCAGGTGCACGACGCCTAGGACGCGCCCGCCTTCGGCCACGACCAGCGGCGTGCCGCCCGAGGTGCCGATCCGCCGTACGATGTCATCCACATTCTCGCCACCGCCGTCCGGGAAGGTGCGGACCATGGCATCGGCAGCACCTTTGCGGATGCTTCGTCCGTCCGCCAGATCGACCCCCGACATGCGGGTTTGCGCGGCAAAGGGCACGAAGGTCGCCCCGGCCCGTTGCGCGCCTTCGTCAAAGCCGAACTGGCGCACGGCAAGATCGACGATGGATTTCCCCTCGGGCGTGTCGTCCGCCAGCGAGGACAGCCAGGCCGCTTCGGCCATCTGCCGCTCGGACACGCCCGGCGCCGGGATCAGCGCATCGGCCATGCGGTTGCCAAAGGTGATGGTGCCGGTCTTGTCCAGCAGCAGCACGTCGATGTCGCCCGCGGCCTCGACCGCGCGGCCCGACTTGGCGATCACGTTGCTTTTCACCAGCCGGTCCATGCCGGCGATGCCGATCGCCGACAAAAGGCCGCCGATGGTGGTGGGGATCAGCGTGACGAACAGCGCGGCGAGGTAGATCACCGGGATTTCCGTGCCCGACCAGCCCGCAAACACTGGCAGGGTCGCGACCACCAGCAGGAACACCAGAGAGAGCCCCGCCAGCAGGATATCGAGGGCGATCTCGTTCGGCGTCTTGGCGCGGCTCGCGCCTTCAACGAGGCCGATCATCCTGTCCAGAAATGTCTCGCCGGGGCGGGACGTGATCCGCACGACGAGCCAGTCCGAGACGAGCCGAGTGCCGCCGGTCAGGGACGAGCGATCGCCGCCGGATTCGCGGATCACGGGGGCGGACTCGCCGGTAATCGCGCTCTCGTCGACCGAGGCGACGCCCTCGATCACCTCGCCGTCGGTGGGCACCGTGTCGCCCGCCTCGACCAGAATCACCTGCCCGACGTCAAGCCGGTTCACGTCGGTCAGAACCGCGTCGCCGCGTCGAGTGGGGTCCGCCAGCAGCTTGGCCTGGGCCGTACTGCGCGTGGCGCGGAAGGCATCGGCCCGCGCCTTGCCGCGCCCCTCGGCCACCGCCTCGGCAAAGTTGGCGAAAAGGACCGTCGCCCACAGCCAGATCGTGATCTGCAGCGATACGCCGGTGCCCGCGTCGCCCCGGTGCGTGACGACCAGAATGGTGGTCACCATTGCCACCAGCGCCGTCGCAAAGATCACCGGATTGCGCACCAGGCTGCGCGGCGAGAGCTTGCGCAGCGCGGTCCCCACGGCTGGCCGCAGGATC
Coding sequences within it:
- the kdpB gene encoding potassium-transporting ATPase subunit KdpB — its product is MSRHPSPEIGLFAPQILRPAVGTALRKLSPRSLVRNPVIFATALVAMVTTILVVTHRGDAGTGVSLQITIWLWATVLFANFAEAVAEGRGKARADAFRATRSTAQAKLLADPTRRGDAVLTDVNRLDVGQVILVEAGDTVPTDGEVIEGVASVDESAITGESAPVIRESGGDRSSLTGGTRLVSDWLVVRITSRPGETFLDRMIGLVEGASRAKTPNEIALDILLAGLSLVFLLVVATLPVFAGWSGTEIPVIYLAALFVTLIPTTIGGLLSAIGIAGMDRLVKSNVIAKSGRAVEAAGDIDVLLLDKTGTITFGNRMADALIPAPGVSERQMAEAAWLSSLADDTPEGKSIVDLAVRQFGFDEGAQRAGATFVPFAAQTRMSGVDLADGRSIRKGAADAMVRTFPDGGGENVDDIVRRIGTSGGTPLVVAEGGRVLGVVHLKDVVKPGIRERFAELRAMGIRTVMITGDNPLTAAAIAAEAGVDDFLAEATPEGKLELIRSEQARGALVAMCGDGSNDAPALAQADVGVAMNSGTAAAKEAGNLVDLDSDPTKLIEIVLVGKQLLISRGALTTFSIANDVAKYFAILPALFVAAYPGLGALDVMGLGTPQSAILAATIFNALVIVALIPLALRGVRYKPASAGALLSRNLLIYGLGGLAAPFIGIKLIDMLIDLAHLA